The nucleotide window GCCGATGAACGGGTCCGCGAACCGCTCGTCGACCCCGAGCATGCCGATCGTCCATCCCACGGCGACGATAGCGCCTAGAAACACTACCCCGAAGATCACCCACGCCATGATCAGCGTGGCCAGGATGTGGCCGACGTACCCCTTCGCCAGCGCGCGCGAGCGACTGTACGACCCGAAGGCGCCGGCGCCTTCCAGCATCACGATGGCCGGCATCGCAAAGGTCCACGCATAGAAGATGAACGCGGGCACCACGAAGAGGAGGAGCCCGACGACGAGCATGATCCCCTGAATGATCGCCGCTCCGAAGACGCTGCCGAAGCGGCTGACGACCTCGCCTATGCTCCGCCGGACATCCGTTTCCTCGCCCGTGTAGATGTCGGACACGACCGCGATCACCGCGGTGCCTCCCGCCACCGTAAGGAGGCGGTCCGCGATGCTCGCGACGGGGTGTCCCTCGGGCAGCGCGAGCGCAAGAAGGATGGCCGGGACGAGGAACACGGCCGAGGCGAGCAGCACCGCGTCGTAGCGCGCGCGTACAATCTGGAACGCGGTGTCCAAGATCTCGCCGGGGCGGCGGGGGCGGAGTTGGGGAGCCTGCATCGTTTTCTGCGGTCTGGAGATGTTTACGCGGGGGAAGTGCCGCGGAAGGTGGGAACTCGGAAAGGTAATACAGAGACGTGTGGGCAAGAACGGCTGATCACGGGCTTTACAGTGACGTCGCCGGCCCCGGCGGCGGATCCAGCGTCCACAGGTGGCAGCGCGCGGTGACCGTTGTGCCGTCGGGAGCGGGGAGCTCGACGTGGCGGACGGGGCCGGCGGCTTCGGCGTACCCCTTCACCGCCAGCGACCCGCCCATCACCTGCTCGTCGCGCGGGAGGGTGCGCAGGACGTCCTGGCTGATGAAGACGACCAGCTTGGCACGCGGGCGGGTGATGGCGACGTTGAAGCGGTTCGGATTGAGGAGGAACGACGCCTCGCGCTCCGCGTACTCCCGGTCCGCCACGGCGTAGGAGACGACGATCATCTCGCGCTCGTTCCCCTGCATCCGCTCCACCGTGTCGACTACGGGAAGCTCCTCGCGCGGCCAGCCGCCCGCAACCAGCTCGCCCAGGATGGCGCTGTTCTGCGCGCGGTGTGGCGAGATGGCGGCGAAGGCGTGCCCGCGGAACGTCTCGGCCGTGTACGGCTCGCCGGTGGTTGGGTCGCGCATCCCCACACGCGCCAGCCGCGCGAGACGGGCGACGAGGCCGGCCTCGAACGGGTTGCGGGCGGTGGCGCGCACGCCGTCGTAGGTGCAGAAGACGACCGCGTCGTCGGGGCGGAAGAAGGTGTCCCAGAGGCACGCGTCCAACGGGTCGGCGAAAGCAGCGGGTGCTCTCAGCGTGAGCCGCCAGTCCGGCACCTTGGAGACGAGCCCCGGATAGAAGACGCGGCGCGGGTAGCGGACCAGCGCCTGGTTCATCCGCCGGCTCTCGCGCAGCATGAAGTGCCCGAACTTCGCCGAGAAGTGCGAGAAGGCAGAGCCGAAGAGGGTGTTCTCCGCGTCGTAGCTGCCGCGGATGATGGGGGCGAGCTGCCGGTCGTCGCCGCACAGGATCACACGCCCGCCGCGGCGGATAGACGAGAGCGCGATCAGCGAGTCCGCCACCTTCATCTGCGACGCCTCGTCGATCACCACCACGTCGAAGAGCGGGCGGACCGGCGCGTCGCCCGTCTCCTCCTCTTCATCCGACGAGGCGCCATTCATCGCCCGCATCTGCTTCCAAAGCGACCAGACGGTGGAGCCCACCACCACCGGCTCGTTGCGCGCGTCGGACTCGGCGAGGATTCGCTTGAGGTGCGTGTCCGGATGGAGGGCGTCGAGGCCGTGCAGGTCGGCGTCCGCCTCGCTTCCCCGCCCCTCCAGCTTCACCAGGCGCAGCGGGTTAGGGATGCCGCTCGCCGCCAGCTCGCGCGCGATCCGCACCAGCACGTTTACGACGGCGCGGTGCGTGGCGGCGCTCACCAGGATTCGGCAGGGCCGCCCCGCGCGCTTCGCCGCCGCCGCGATCCCGATCAGCATCCACGCCAGCAGGTAAGTCTTCCCCGTCCCCGGCGGCCCCCAGACGACGGAGATCTCCCTGCCGAAGACCCCGCGCCACGCCTCCTCCTGCTCCGCGTTCAGCACCGGGCGACCGAAGGCGGCGCTCGCGGGGGCCACGGCGTCTCCCCATGCCACATCCGCGTCAAAGGGCGCCAGGAGCCAGTCGGTCGGGCGCTCGCCGCGCAGCAGCCCGCGCACGAGCTCCGCCTCACCCCGTCCAGCGGCGAGGGCGCGCAGCGTGGCGACGACGCGGCGTGTGTTGAAGTCGGCCTCCGCCTTGTCCAGCACGCAGACGCGGCCGAAGTCGATCAGTCCCTCCTTCTCCGCGCGCGCAAAGCCGTACTCGGAGGCCAGCGTCATGCGCGGCGGGTCGGCGGCGAGATCGTAGTCCACCATCTCCGCGGCCAACTTGCGGCGCAGCCACGGCTTGTGGTGCGTGTCGGTGAGCGTGTGGCCGTCGTCGTTGGTCAGCAGGAGCGCGAAGTCGCCGGGGCGGAACTTGGCCTCGCGGCACTCGGGATCGAAGCTGAACACCGCGCTGCCATCCTCCCGCATCTCCTCCAGCGTGACGCCGCGGATGCATTCGAAGCGGCGCGCGCGGTCGTGCGTAGGCAGCGCGTGGAGCGAGCGGATGGCGGTGCTCTCCTCCGCCGCCTCCAGCTCGGTGAGCATGCGCAGCGACTCCAGCAGCGGGTCCGCGATGGGATCGCCTGACGATGGATTCGCGGCGAATGTCGCGGCCTGCAGCTTCAGGCGCGTCTCGCCCTTGCGCCGCACCGCCCGGTCGCGGACGGCGCGCACCACCGAGTCCAGCGCCGACAGCTTCGACTCCACCGTGCGCACGATCTCCGCGCGCACCTCGTACGGGCTCTGCTCCAGCTCGCCCACGCGAAAGGGGCGGCGGTTCCAGACGTTGTGGATGCGCTCGAACGCCACCTGGCTTGAGAAGGGCGATCCGTACGTGCCGCGCGGACGATGGACCCACGGCTTCACCTCTGGCTGCAGCGCCTCGGAGACGCGCGCCAGCTCCCAGGCATAGGGCACCGGGATCGCGTACAGCTCCGCCACCACGTCCAGCAGGACCGTCCCCGGCGCGGTCGATGCCGGCCGTGCCCCGTCCCCGCCGGGGAAGAGAAGCGCGGCCATCGCGGCGATCGCCGGCTGTGCATCCACGTCCCCCAGGTGGCGCTGAAGGAGCCCGCGCAGGATCTCCATCTCCAGCGATTCGTAGACAAAGAAGTGCATCGAGCGCCCCGGATTGGCCTCCTCCGCGAGCGCCGCGCCCAGGTGGTCCAGGAACTCGCCCAGCATCCGCCGCTCCGCCCGCGGATGCCCCTTCTCGCACACGAAGACGCGCGCGATTCCCCGCCCCCCCGCCTCCACCCTCGCGCCCACCGCGAAGCAGAGCCCCGTGACGGGATCGCTTTCGGCCGTGAGGAGGATGCGCACCCCCTCGCCCATCCCCATGCGGTGGGTGCGCCCTTCGACGTCGAAGACCTTGTTGAAGCGCAACGCCTGCACGCGCGCCTTGAGCTGCGTCTCGTTCGCCTCCAGCGCGTGCGAGCCGGTGTACACGCCCTTGTTGAACCCGCGCTTCTGCAGCTCGCCCACCGTGCGGATGCCGCGCGCGTTGAGCACCTGCCGCGCGACGGGAGTGATGCCGTGCACGCGCGACAGGTCGTCCTCGCGGTCGGCCTGGGCGCGGCAGTGGTCGAAGAAGCCGCACCCCGCGCACAGCGGCATCAGGTGCCACGCGGCCTCGGCGGGTGTGCACGCGGCCACGCGCGCCAGGTCATCGCGCAGCAGCTCGCGTACGTGGTGACGATACGCGGCGAGCGCGAACGGCCGCGGCTTCGAGGCACCGCGCGTCCAGATCCACGCGCGCCTCGTCTCCGCCACGCCGTCGATCCCCTCCGCACGGCAGATCTCCTCCAGCAGGAGCCCATAGAACGCCACCTGCGCGAAGTGCTGGAGCGTCCCGTTGCGGCTCCACTTGATGTCCACCACGCCGAACCGCGCCCGCCCGTCCTTGCCGCGCCGGATGCGGATCAGGTCCGGCTGCGCGGGCTGGATGGCGATGCGCGGATCGACCCCATGCCGCGCCGCGAACGCCTCCGGATCGCGCAGCAGAAGCTCCGGCTGCACGATCCACCGCGTCTCCCCCGGATGGCGCAGCGCCTCGACGACGCGATCATACGCGAGCTTGACCGCATCGCCGTGCTCGTTGCGCCCGGCCGAGAGCACGACGCCGGGAAAGCGGCGTTCGAGCTGCGCCAGCTTCCGCCGCTCGAACACCCGCCCCGCCTGCGTAAGGAGTCCCATTCCCGGCCGCGCGCTCGCCCTGGGGATCTCGATGCCGCGCAACGCGGGCGGCACCATCTCCCAGCGGAGGCGGCGGTCGCAGCGGAAGCGGAAGTGCTGTGCGGCAAGCGACCCGGTGAGGCGGAGCGCCGGATCTTCGGGGTGGGCCATGCAAACGGGTGCGGACGTGGTCTGGGATCGGAAACGGATCGTACCGGGAGGAGGGGGTGCGGTACAAGCGAAGAGAAGCCGAAGGAGGCCCCCTCCCCGCTCGTCACCTCGCTGCCCCTCCCCCAAAAACTACCTGGGGGAGGGGCGCACGCGTGCATCGGAGCTGGTCGGCTGGGTCGGCGTGAGGTAAGGCGGCTCGCGGCTCGCTGACGGCTACCAGTCGCGTGCCGCGCGCTCACCCGGTGGGGCTTCGCGCAGCTTGCGGCGCTGAAGCTCACGCTCGTCGCGCTCGGCGGCGGAGAGGATGCTCTCGGCCTCGCCGCGGGAGAGGTTCGGATCGCCGGCGCCGGCACTGGAGCGGGTCGGCTGCGGCGGGCCCGGAGCGGGTTGCGGCTCGCCCTCGTCCTGATCCTCATCGCCGCCGCCGGAGTCGTCTTCCCCGCCGCCGCCTCCGCCCCCCTCACTGGGCGGCGGGTCGCCCAGCAGGCGTTGAGCAAGCTCCAGGTTCCACTTCGCGTCGCGGTCCGCGGGATCGAGAAGGAGCACACGCTTGTACTGTGCGATCGCGCGGCGCAGGCGTGCAGTACGCTCCTCGCTCTGCGCAGAGTCGGTGAAGGCGGGCTCCAGCTCGGTGTTGCCGAGGTTGTAGTGCGCCCGCTCGCCCAGCATCCGGTCCGAGCCGGGAAGGGCCGCCACCAGGTGCGGCCGCGCATCGTCGAACTGCCTCAGCCGCAGAAGAGCCGTCCCCAGGTTGTAGCGCGCGATCCGCGACGTATCCCCGCCCTCCACCGCCCGCGCGTACCCCTCCCCCGCCTGCCGCACCTCGCCGCGCCTGTACTGCGCGTTCGGCGACTCCGCGCACGCCCCGAGCAGCAGGAACAGCAAGGCGCCCCCCCAGGAACGCCCATCCAGGAGCGAATGAATTCGCCGCTGGACCCACACAAAGTCCGCCTTCGCGGACTGGAGCCACACGGACCCCCGCCGCGCACGACGACCTCCCCCCCTCACCCGCCCTGCGCCCCCGCAGGCGGGGGAGGGGGCCGGGGGGAGGGGGCCCACCGCCCTCACCCCCACACCGCCTCCTCGCGCACGCGCCGCCGCCGCCGCAGCACCCCCGACTCCAGCACCGAATCCAGCGCCAGCAGCACGAGCGCGGCTCCCAGGAACCATTCATACCGGTTCCCAGGCCGCACCTGCGTCCAGTCCGGCCCGCCGGGGCGCACGGTGTTCACCGCCGCCGCCATCTCCGCCGCCGACGCCGTGCCGATCGGCCGGTAGCTGCCGCGCGTGACGGCGGCGACGCGCTGCAGGAGCGGCTCGCCCAGAGCGGAGCGCGCGATGGAGCCGTCCAGGTCGCGCTTGTAGCCGATACGCCGCCCGGTGCCGGGCTGCACGTCCGGAACCGGCCCGCCGGCGGGAGTGCCGATCCCCACCGCGTGCACCGCGATTCCGGCGCGGCCCAGCAGCGTGGCGGCGAGCTCCACGTCGCGCAGCTCCTCCAGCGCGTCGCCGTCGCTCATCAGCACCAGCGCCCCGCGCGCCTGCTCGCCCGGGCCGCCAAAGAGGAGCGCCGCACCCTGCCGCATCGCGTGCGACAGCGACGTCCCGCCCTGCGGCACCATCTCCGGGGCGAGCGCTTCCAGGTACGCGTCCAGCGCGTCGTAGTCGCGGGTCAGCGGGGCGACCACGTATCCCGCTCCCGCGAAGACGACGATGGCGACGCGCGCGCCCTGCACGCGCTTCAGGAAGTCGCGCGCGAGTGTCCGCTGCCTCTCCAGGCGGTTCGGGCGCACGTCCTCCACCAGCATGGAGTTGGACGCGTCCAGAATCAGCACCACGTCCGCCACGCGTGGGGCGGCGACCGGCTCGCGCCCCCACGTCGGCCCCGCGGCGGCGATGCCGAGAAGGAGCGCGGCAAGCACCAGAAGCGCCACCCGCCTTCGCGGAAGCCGCTCCAGCGCGGGAGCGAGGCGGCGCACCAGCGCGGGGTCGCCCAGCGATGCGGCGGCGTCGCGGCGGCGGCGCACCCACAGCAGCAGCGCGATCAGCGCGACCACGGGGAAGAGCGCGATCAGGTGCCGCAGCGCCGGATGCGCCAGCGTCAGCTCGGGGATCACGGCAGCCTCCCCCAGCGGGTCGCGCGGAAGAGGACTTCCAGGAGGAAGAGCGCCGCGCCCGCCAGCAGGAAGGGGAGGTACAGCTCGCGGTACTCCACCGTGCGGCGGATGCGGACGGGGCTCTTCACCAGCTGGTCGATGACCTCGTAGATGCGCTGCAGCCCGCGCGCGTCCGTCGCGCGGAAGTAGCGGCCGCCGGTGAGGCTCGCGATGTCGCGCAGGAGCGGCTCGTCGATGCTCACCGGAAGGAAGCCGTAGCGCAGCCCCGCCGGCGTCCGCGCGATGGGGATGCGGGCGCGCGTCTTGGAGCCCACGCCGATGGTGAAGACGCGGATGCCGTACGCGGCGGCGGCGCGGGCGGCGTCGCGCGGGTTGACGTTGCCGCGGTTGTTCTCGCCGTCGCTCAACAGGATCACCACGCGCGACCCCTCGATGCGGCGCAGGCGATTGGCCGCCGCCGCCAGCCCCAGCCCAATCGCGGTGCCATCCTCCAGCTGCCCCACCTGCATGCTTTCGAGGACGGTGAGGAGCATGGAGTGGTCGGTGGTCAGCGGCACCATCGTGAGCGCCTCGCCCGCGAACGTCACCAGCCCGATTCGGTCGCTCTCGCGGTCGCGGACGAAGCTCGCCAGCGTCCGCTTGGCCGCGCCCAGACGGTTCACGGGGCGGAAGTCCTCCGCCAGCATCGACGACGACACGTCCATCGCCACCACGATCCCGATCCCCTCCGACTCGCTCTCCACGATCTGGCGGCCGGAGCGCGGGCCGGACAGCGCGATCACCAGGAGGACGAACGCGACCGCCCGCATCGCCGATGGGAGCCACGACCAGACGCGGGCGCTGCGCGGCGCGATGCTCGCCAGGAGGCCCGTGCGCGCGAATGTGACGGCGGGGCGCACGCGCTTCTTCGCCGCCCACCACCCCCAGAGCGGGAGGAGCAGAAGGAGCGCGAACGCCCACGGGTGCTCGAAGCCGAAGCTCACCGCCGCGCCTCCTCCTCGCGGGGGGCGCGCGCGTCGCGCCCGAACGACTCCACCCACCTACGCGCCTCCTCCCAGTCGCGCAGCGCCGTGTCCGCGGGCACGGGGAAGCGCGCGAACTTCGCCAGGTCGGCCGTGTGCAGCACGGAGCGGAGCGGCCCCAGGTCACGGGCGGGTACGCCGTCGCGCTCCATGCGGCGCTCCAGCTCGGTCGTGGTCAGGTCCGGGCTCCAGCGCGGGCGGACGGCGTGCGCGAAGCCGCGCAGCGCGTCGGCCACGAGCGTGTAGAAGGCTCGCCCGTCGCCGCGCTCCGCCAGCCCCGACACACGTGCCGCCTCCAGCGCTTCCAGTGCCTGCTCGCGTGCGTCCGTCGGCGCGACGATGGGCTCGGGGCGCGGCCGGAGCCTGCGGCGGCGCAGCCAGTAGAGGAGCACGAGGAGCCACGCCGCGAGCGCCGCCCCCGCCGCCACCAGCCGCCAGTCGAGGCGCCGGTCGGGTCCGATGACGTCCTTGGGCGGCTTGGGCTTGAGTTGCGACGTGTCGCGCGGAAGTACGGACTGCACGGCCGGCACGCCGAAGCGGAGCGGGATCGTGCGCACTCCACCATCGGCCGCGACGATGCGTCCGCGCGCCGTCACGCTCGTCGCGGGGCCGGGCGTCCACGCCACCAGCGTCGCCGTGGCGCGCGCGCCGGGCTCGATCCTCACTCGCCCGATCGCCTGCACGCGCGAGCTGTCCGCATTCAGGAAGCTCACTTCCAGCCGCGAGCCCGCCGGGATCGCGATCTCCACGACCGAAACGATGCGGTCGCCCACGGTCAGCACGCGCCTCGCCTGCGCGGCGGCGGGCGCGGCGAGGGCGGCGCACAGCACGAGCGCCATCCACCGCGTCACTGCCGCAGCCTCCGCTCGCGGCGCCGGAAGAAGGAGAGCACCGCGTTGGAGGTCGGCTCATTCGTCGCCAGCGCGATCTCCTCCATCCCGAGGCGCCGGAAGATGCGCCGCATCGCCATCCGCTCGTCGCGGACGGCATCGCGGTACCGCTCGCGGATCTCCTCCGAGCTGGTGTCCACAATCACCTCCGCGCCGGTCTCGGGATCGCGCACGCGCAGGAGGCCGGCGTCGGGAAGCTCGTCGTCCGCGGGGTCGGTCAGGACGACGGGGATGACGTCGTGGCGCGCCGAGGCGGCCGTGAAGGCGCGGTCCACATCGGCCAGCGCGGGGCCGACGACGAAATCCGAGACGACGAAGACGATGGAGCGCGAGCGCAGCAGCCGCGTCGCGTAGCCGATCGACGCCGCCAGGTCCGTCCCGCGCCCCGCCGGACGGAAGGCGATCAGGTCGCGCAGGATGCGCATCACGTGGCGCCTCCCCTTTCGCGGCGGCACGAAGAGCTCCACGCGGTCGGTGAAGACGAGGAGCCCCACGCGGTCGTTGTTGCGCACGGCGGACATCGCCAGCGTGGCGGCGGCCTCCACCACCATCTCAGATTTGAAGCGCGCGCGCGTCCCCCACCGCTGCGAGCCGGAAAGGTCGACGGCGAGGAGCACCGTAAGCTCGCGCTCCTCCACGTACTTTTTGACGAAGACGCCGCCCGTGCGCGCGGAGACGTTCCAGTCGATCGTGCGCACGTCGTCGCCGGGGAGGTACTCGCGCACCTCCACGAACTCGATCCCCTGCCCCTTGAACACGGAATGGTACTCGCCGCTGAAGCGCGACGTCACCAGGCCGCGCGTGCGCAGCT belongs to Longimicrobium sp. and includes:
- a CDS encoding AAA domain-containing protein encodes the protein MAHPEDPALRLTGSLAAQHFRFRCDRRLRWEMVPPALRGIEIPRASARPGMGLLTQAGRVFERRKLAQLERRFPGVVLSAGRNEHGDAVKLAYDRVVEALRHPGETRWIVQPELLLRDPEAFAARHGVDPRIAIQPAQPDLIRIRRGKDGRARFGVVDIKWSRNGTLQHFAQVAFYGLLLEEICRAEGIDGVAETRRAWIWTRGASKPRPFALAAYRHHVRELLRDDLARVAACTPAEAAWHLMPLCAGCGFFDHCRAQADREDDLSRVHGITPVARQVLNARGIRTVGELQKRGFNKGVYTGSHALEANETQLKARVQALRFNKVFDVEGRTHRMGMGEGVRILLTAESDPVTGLCFAVGARVEAGGRGIARVFVCEKGHPRAERRMLGEFLDHLGAALAEEANPGRSMHFFVYESLEMEILRGLLQRHLGDVDAQPAIAAMAALLFPGGDGARPASTAPGTVLLDVVAELYAIPVPYAWELARVSEALQPEVKPWVHRPRGTYGSPFSSQVAFERIHNVWNRRPFRVGELEQSPYEVRAEIVRTVESKLSALDSVVRAVRDRAVRRKGETRLKLQAATFAANPSSGDPIADPLLESLRMLTELEAAEESTAIRSLHALPTHDRARRFECIRGVTLEEMREDGSAVFSFDPECREAKFRPGDFALLLTNDDGHTLTDTHHKPWLRRKLAAEMVDYDLAADPPRMTLASEYGFARAEKEGLIDFGRVCVLDKAEADFNTRRVVATLRALAAGRGEAELVRGLLRGERPTDWLLAPFDADVAWGDAVAPASAAFGRPVLNAEQEEAWRGVFGREISVVWGPPGTGKTYLLAWMLIGIAAAAKRAGRPCRILVSAATHRAVVNVLVRIARELAASGIPNPLRLVKLEGRGSEADADLHGLDALHPDTHLKRILAESDARNEPVVVGSTVWSLWKQMRAMNGASSDEEEETGDAPVRPLFDVVVIDEASQMKVADSLIALSSIRRGGRVILCGDDRQLAPIIRGSYDAENTLFGSAFSHFSAKFGHFMLRESRRMNQALVRYPRRVFYPGLVSKVPDWRLTLRAPAAFADPLDACLWDTFFRPDDAVVFCTYDGVRATARNPFEAGLVARLARLARVGMRDPTTGEPYTAETFRGHAFAAISPHRAQNSAILGELVAGGWPREELPVVDTVERMQGNEREMIVVSYAVADREYAEREASFLLNPNRFNVAITRPRAKLVVFISQDVLRTLPRDEQVMGGSLAVKGYAEAAGPVRHVELPAPDGTTVTARCHLWTLDPPPGPATSL
- a CDS encoding VWA domain-containing protein; the encoded protein is MIPELTLAHPALRHLIALFPVVALIALLLWVRRRRDAAASLGDPALVRRLAPALERLPRRRVALLVLAALLLGIAAAGPTWGREPVAAPRVADVVLILDASNSMLVEDVRPNRLERQRTLARDFLKRVQGARVAIVVFAGAGYVVAPLTRDYDALDAYLEALAPEMVPQGGTSLSHAMRQGAALLFGGPGEQARGALVLMSDGDALEELRDVELAATLLGRAGIAVHAVGIGTPAGGPVPDVQPGTGRRIGYKRDLDGSIARSALGEPLLQRVAAVTRGSYRPIGTASAAEMAAAVNTVRPGGPDWTQVRPGNRYEWFLGAALVLLALDSVLESGVLRRRRRVREEAVWG
- a CDS encoding VWA domain-containing protein; this translates as MSFGFEHPWAFALLLLLPLWGWWAAKKRVRPAVTFARTGLLASIAPRSARVWSWLPSAMRAVAFVLLVIALSGPRSGRQIVESESEGIGIVVAMDVSSSMLAEDFRPVNRLGAAKRTLASFVRDRESDRIGLVTFAGEALTMVPLTTDHSMLLTVLESMQVGQLEDGTAIGLGLAAAANRLRRIEGSRVVILLSDGENNRGNVNPRDAARAAAAYGIRVFTIGVGSKTRARIPIARTPAGLRYGFLPVSIDEPLLRDIASLTGGRYFRATDARGLQRIYEVIDQLVKSPVRIRRTVEYRELYLPFLLAGAALFLLEVLFRATRWGRLP
- a CDS encoding DUF58 domain-containing protein, giving the protein MGLLDLFRRRPSPPALPPPAPLQEILRQVRRVELRTRGLVTSRFSGEYHSVFKGQGIEFVEVREYLPGDDVRTIDWNVSARTGGVFVKKYVEERELTVLLAVDLSGSQRWGTRARFKSEMVVEAAATLAMSAVRNNDRVGLLVFTDRVELFVPPRKGRRHVMRILRDLIAFRPAGRGTDLAASIGYATRLLRSRSIVFVVSDFVVGPALADVDRAFTAASARHDVIPVVLTDPADDELPDAGLLRVRDPETGAEVIVDTSSEEIRERYRDAVRDERMAMRRIFRRLGMEEIALATNEPTSNAVLSFFRRRERRLRQ